AGCTCAGTAAACTCGCCCCCATCCTCGCCGCCAAAGCCGTCCTCTTCGACACGGGCACCATCATCCTCTCCGGCACCAAAACCGAACTCAAAGCCGCCGCCGGTCTGCTTAGCCAACTCCCCAAACCTCAGAGCACGCCAACCGCGCCCGCCGCGCCGCTCCTGAACCTCACCTACGCTGTCAACGGCGACCCGGCTCAGATCACGGCGGCCCTCAAGGACATCACGGGCGCGACCATCGCCCCCGTCGGTTCCACCCTCGTCGTCAAAGGCACCGAGCAGCAGCAAAGCACTGTCAAAGCCCTCCTCGCTGCCCTCCCCCAACCCACTCCGGCCACTGTGCCGTCCACCCTCATCACCCGTACCTACCCCGTGCAGGGCGACACCACCCAAGTCGCTCAGGCCGTCAAAGACGCCACTGGCACGACCCCAAGCATCGTCGGACAGACCCTCGTGGTCAACGCCACCAGCCAGCAGCAAGACCGCATCAAAACCTTCCTCGCGGCGCTCCTCCAACCCACCCCGGTCACTGTGCCCGCTCCACTCATCCAGACCTACCCCGTGCAAGGCGACGTCGCTCAGATCGCTCAAGCCATCAAAGACAGCACCGGGGCCGCCCTCACCATCGTCGGTCAAGCGCTGGTCGTCAAAGGCACCCCGGATCAGCAGCAAGCCGCCCGCGCTCTGCTGGACGCGCTGCCCAAACCACCCCCCCCCACGCCCGCACCGGCACCCCTCGTCACCCACCGCCTGTCTTACCCCAGCACGGATCCTGACAGCGACGCCAAACTCCTGACCGCCCTCCTCGGCGATGCCAAGGTCATGGCCTTCCCCGACCAAGCCATCATCATCGTCGACGGCATCGACGCTCAGCAGCAGCAGGCCAGCCAGATCCTCAGCGACCAGCAGAGCCGCGACCAGGGCCGCATCACCGTTTACTACCCCGTCATCGGCAAAGCCAGCGACGTCGCCGCCGCCCTCAAACGCGAATCCCCCCAGTCTCGCGTCGACACCGTCGAAGGCCGCAACCTGATCGCCGTCCGCGCCGCCCCCGAGGAGCAAGTCCGCCTCGCGGGCGTCATCCGTAACCTCCAAGCCCAGCCTGAAGCCATCCCCGATGACCAGACTTCCATCACCCGCACCGTCACGCTCAGCTACAGCGACGCCGTCAGTCTCGCCAAAGACCTCAGCACCTTCACCCCCACGCCAGCCCTTCTGCCTCTCACCGGGATCACCCCCAGCCCCGCCACGGCAGCCACCGCCGCAAAGGTCTCGGTGCTCGCCGACGCCCGCACCAACAGCTTGCTCCTGAGCGGCCCACGCGGACTCGTCACCCCACTCCTCGCCGCCATCAGCAGCCTCGATGTTCCCGTCAAGAGCGTGCGCGTCAAACTCCGCGTCGAACAACTCCGCGACAGTGACGGCTCCGACCTCGGCATCAACTGGCAGTTGGGTTTAGGGGGCGTCACCCTCGGCCAGAAGGACGGCACCCTCAGCGTCGGCTACGCCCCCAGCGTCTCCCCCGCCAGCGTCCAGGTCGGCCTCAACGCCGCTCAGAACTCCGGCAAGGCCCGCACCATCATCAACAGCAACTTCCTCGCCCTCTCCGGCCAGCAGACCGACTTCACCAACGGCGGAGAACTCCTCTTCCCGGCCACCACCACCACCGTCAACGGGCAGAACACCACGATCCCAGGTCAGACCTACCAGTACGGGCTGAACATCACCGTCACGCCCCGCCTCGCCGCTGACGGCACCATCGTCCTGACCCTCAACACCCAGATCGGCAACACCCCGAGTGCAGGCCCCCAGAACAGCATCCAGCAAGACAAGCAAAGCCTCAAATCTACCGTCCAGATTCGCCCTGGTGAGACCGTGGTGCTCGGCGGCGTGGTGACCGACACCGACAGCACCAGCAAATCCGGCGTGCCCGGCCTCAGCCGCATCCCCATCCTCGGTGCGCTCTTCGGCAAACAGAGCGCCAGTGTCAGCAAAAACACCCTGCTGTTCGTCATCAATGCCGACCCCATCCCTGATCCCCGCCCCACTGGCACCCAGACTGTCACCCTCACCCCACCCACCGTCACCGTTATCCCGCCCACCGTACCCGCAGCCGCTCCCAGTCAGACCCCGCCCACGCCGCCTGTCACTCAGACCCCTAGCTCAACCCCCGCACTGCCCACACCATCGCCCACCACGACCCAACCCACTGACGCCCCCACCCAGGTCACCGCTCAACCCGCCCCCAGTGATGGAAGGCAAACGGTCGACATCCCCGCCGCAGGAGACAAGAAATGAAAAAAACCCTGAGTGTGATGCTGCTCCTCGCCATCAGCAGTGCCGCCGCCGAACCCCTCCTCGTCTCCCTTGATCCCCTGCCTTACGGCGCAATCCAACTCGCCTACAACCAGTACCTCATTCCGAACATCGGCGGCATGAACGTCTTGCTCTACAGCAGCGCCCCCCTGACCTTCTCGCCCCCCGGCCAGACCCTCACGCCCAAAGCCACCCTGAGTCTCAGCCCGCTGCCCTTCGGAGCCGTGCGGATGAACGACTCGCAGTACATGATTCCCGCCGTCATGCCCGGTGTAATGGCCCTCGTCGTCAGTGCCACGCCTCTGAATTTCGCTGCCTCACTGCTCGCCATCCAGACGCCCGGCGTGAATCCCCCCACAACGGCCACGCCCACGCCAAGCCCCGCACCGGCTATCGCCGCCCTCGAAGCCAAGACCAACACAACGGCTTCTTTACCTCCACTACCCACCAAGCAGCCACCTACCGCCGCCCTCCCACAGCCAACACCAACCAAAATGGTGACCGCCGTGGCCGTTCAGGACACACCAGCACCCACCGCCACATCGCTTGCGCCGAAGGCCACGCCTGCCGCTGTCGCCACCACACCGGACGCACCGAAAGCCCTATCCGTCGCCAGTACGACGCCAGACGCACCAAAGGCCACCTTTGCCGCCAGCACGACGCCAGCAGGCCCCAAACCTGCGCCGGACGCACCCAAGGCCGCTCCTGTCGCCACCACACCGGATGCACCCAAGGCCCCGTTCATCGCCGCCCTTCCCCGTGAACGTGGCGAGGATGCCGCCCCCCTCACGACCGAAGTCAAGTCTTCCACCCGCCTGCCCCGCCTCCCCGGCCTCCCCGACGACCTCACCGGCAGCGTAACCATCACCCAGCACAGCAACAAAGTCACCTTCAGCTATACCCTCACCAGCCTTAGCACCACCACCTACACCCTTAACCCCACCGCCCTACGACTCACCCAAGACGGCCTCGGCGTCCGTGCCCGCCTGGACCGCCGCAACGGTAACCTCACCCCCGGCACCCTCGCCCCAGGTAAAGGCGAAATCGGCACCATCACCG
The Deinococcus psychrotolerans genome window above contains:
- a CDS encoding type II secretion system protein GspD — protein: MKGTPMRRTPLTAALILTVTLSSAAFAQTTLPALAAPAPTTGPAAQSVTLPDTRALSVPVTLTVPFGGLRLDDALTALTKASGFQVLTQGLPAVTLRTGLKAMPLRDALTTLLNLYAPQSAATVRGKLIIIGDATNINRVNNAPAPTSDEQTRVFSLPGLTADQLSKLAPILAAKAVLFDTGTIILSGTKTELKAAAGLLSQLPKPQSTPTAPAAPLLNLTYAVNGDPAQITAALKDITGATIAPVGSTLVVKGTEQQQSTVKALLAALPQPTPATVPSTLITRTYPVQGDTTQVAQAVKDATGTTPSIVGQTLVVNATSQQQDRIKTFLAALLQPTPVTVPAPLIQTYPVQGDVAQIAQAIKDSTGAALTIVGQALVVKGTPDQQQAARALLDALPKPPPPTPAPAPLVTHRLSYPSTDPDSDAKLLTALLGDAKVMAFPDQAIIIVDGIDAQQQQASQILSDQQSRDQGRITVYYPVIGKASDVAAALKRESPQSRVDTVEGRNLIAVRAAPEEQVRLAGVIRNLQAQPEAIPDDQTSITRTVTLSYSDAVSLAKDLSTFTPTPALLPLTGITPSPATAATAAKVSVLADARTNSLLLSGPRGLVTPLLAAISSLDVPVKSVRVKLRVEQLRDSDGSDLGINWQLGLGGVTLGQKDGTLSVGYAPSVSPASVQVGLNAAQNSGKARTIINSNFLALSGQQTDFTNGGELLFPATTTTVNGQNTTIPGQTYQYGLNITVTPRLAADGTIVLTLNTQIGNTPSAGPQNSIQQDKQSLKSTVQIRPGETVVLGGVVTDTDSTSKSGVPGLSRIPILGALFGKQSASVSKNTLLFVINADPIPDPRPTGTQTVTLTPPTVTVIPPTVPAAAPSQTPPTPPVTQTPSSTPALPTPSPTTTQPTDAPTQVTAQPAPSDGRQTVDIPAAGDKK